Part of the Halobacteriovorax vibrionivorans genome, AGCGCATAAATACATTCAATGAATTCTTGCCCATATGAAATGCGTCTTCTAGAGCAATCTTGCTTTTAATAAAAAGGCCTTTTAAAGACTTCTGATTAAGAACGAGGAAAAGGGCAATAAGAAGACCAAGTGCATTTGCAATAATAGTAGCTGCTGCAACTGATGCCAGTCCACCATCAAAGATATAAAGACCTAAGTAGGATAGAATAATATTAGTAAGTGTTGTGAAGCCAATAATATAGAGAACTGTTCTGACCTCGGCCATGCCTCTTAATATGGATAGTGCAGACATAAAAAGTAGGATAAATGTATGGCCATATATTCGAGTTAAGAAGTACTCATCACATTGTTTATAAAGTTTAGGGTCTACTGAAAGAAATTGGTAAATATAATCTCTAAATGGTGCAAGAAAAATACTTAAAATAAGTCCTAGGGCCAGAGCAATTAAGAAAGTAACTTTAATAAGAGAGACCACTCGAGGAAAGTCTTTTTTGCCGAGCTTTTGTGAAATTGCTTGAATTGGTGCATGAACTAAGAAGTTAAACATCCAAGTTAATGATGAGATGATTGATACTCCTACGGCCATTGCCGCAAGCATCTGTGTATCATAATTTCCAACTAAGGCCGTATCAACAATTGAACTTAAGGGCTCTAGCATTGATGCTAGAATAGAAGGCAAAGAAAGGGCCCATAGGCCCTTATAAGATAACCAATCTCGATTCATAGATTGAATTACTTGATTAGTACTTTGTTACAGCAGAAAAAATTGCAACAAAGATAAGTGCTAAGATAAGACCTAGACCAGCAAGTCTATTATTCTTCATTCTCTTAGCTAAAATTGGTCCAAGTGCTGAAACAGCTACCCATAAACCAACTTTTACTTTTACCCACATTGGCCAACCTTCACCGTGGCTTACACCAATACGAGCTAAAAGCCCCATACCACCTACAAATAGTAGGAAACTTGCAATACCTGAAGTTATTTTTAGCAACTTCGAGTTATTACCTTGAGGGCCAACAAATTGCGGTGCAAAAGCTGCAACCATTAGTACTAACATAAAAACGTGAAGTACTTTGTAAAATTCATAACTCATTCTTCTTCTCCATTATTCTCTTCTTCTAAACTTGTCAGTCTGTCGTTAATACAGTTTAAAGTCTTATTGATTCTAGCTAATTCTCTTTCTATCATTAAATCTTCACGGTGTAAGCTTGTTTGCATTCCCTCAACATTTTTCTTTAACACCTTTACGCGGTGGCCAATAGTTAGAAATTCTCTTCCAAGCATAACATTGGCAAAGATGGCAGTATATGTAGCAAATAATCCTGTACCAAGAATCATTAGAAAAACTGCAACCACCCTTCCCGAAAATGTCACAGGTGTAACATCTCCATATCCAACGGTTGTGATAGTAGTAAATGCCCACCAAATTGAGTCACTAATAGTTGTCACGTTAGGATTATGACCCTTTTCGAAATGAAAGAAAGTATAGGCAAAAATTAAAACACCACTATTACCTAGGAAAGTAATAACCCAGAAAGGAACAGTCTTGAACAAGTAGATAAATCGTTCAAAGAATATGTTGATGCTTGAGCGCAAATTGACCTCTATTATAAATTTAGGATTTAACATATAATATTGAATATGAGCTACTTTGGGAATAGTAATAAGGGTGAAAAGATATATCGCGGTGCGTACAACTACTACCGTAAAGATAACCTTTATGCTGAAGAAACATTTGAAGTCTATCGCAGGCCAAAATTCCATCAGATCTATTTTGAGGGTGAAATGCTAGCGCGTGTAATGACTGGGGAACTTTTAAAGGTCCACGTGGCCTATACAGTTGATAAGGAATACACTCCAATAAAAGTTAATATTGTGAAGTCACTTGGTGAACAAGTTTCAAAAGAAATCTTTCTCTTTGATCACTCCAATAGTGAACTTAAGTATCAATTTGAATGTGGTGATATCGTTAAGACTGAATCAATTGCAACCTCGCCTAAGTTCTTTGTCACAACTCCCCTAAGTTGTTGCTCAATGCTTTTCTTATGGTCAAAGAAGTTTGATTCCGTAGGAAAGAATTTTTACTCTTTCTTTTCAACAAATAATCAATGGACGTATTCTGGACCGATTATCAATAATAATATTGTTGTTGAAAGAGTTGCCCAGACTTCAGAAAATATCAAAATTGACGGCAGTACCGTTACTGCCGTTCAGTATAAGCTATTTGAAAAAATTGAATCTAATGATCCAAAAGAATTGAAAGAGACTCCAGAAATGTTAAATATCTGGCTATCTCAACACCAAACAATTCCCTACATTATTAAGGATAATAAAGGCACAAATATCACAATTAAGTATCTCAATAATCTGGATACTATTTAAGATAGCCTATTCTAATGTTTGGACGAATTCTTTAGAAGCTTCTAGCGCTTGCTTAAAGTTTGTACGATTAATTTGATAAGGCTCCATTTGCTTTGTAAGCTTTGCCATCGTTGAATTCTTCCACTTTTTAATTCGTGAATCAATAACAACAACTGCTCCTGCATCATTCTCAGTTCTCAGGAGTCGGCCAAGCTTTTGATGAAGATTACGCGTACGGTGTGCTAGATAATAATCTTCAAATTCATTACCAATATTTGTATCGTAATAATCACGTCTTAATCGAATAACCTGATCCATTGAAAGATCTGGAATTTTATCAATAAAGACAAATCTTAAAGCGTCACCAGGTACATCAATCCCCTCACCAAAAGACTCCATTCCAATTAGAATTCCATTTCCAGAATCCTTAAACTCTTCAACGACATTGGCGCCCATACCTTGAACAAAGACAGGAAGTTTACCTTCAAATTTATCCAACATATACTCGACAGCTTTTTCAAACCTGGCACGAGCAGAGAAAAGTAGAAGCGTTCTTCCACCAATATCTTCAATAAATGGAACCAGACGATCACAAACTGTTTTTACAAAATCCTTATCATATAAAGATGGTGTATCATCGCATAAGAAGACACGAGTCTTATTCTTATAATCGTATACAGAAGGAAGAAATAGTCCTGAGCGGAAGCGTCTTTCTGGCTCACTATAGAGATAACCTGTTGACCACTCCATACCACGACTTCCTTGATCTCCATGTTCATTGCCTAATGTTGCGGAAGTATAGACAACTGAAGAAGATGTCTGAAGAAGTTGATCGTGAAGTATTTTCCCCGTATTAATTGGGCCGGCCGTTAAAAGAAATCCCTGCTGCTCATGATACTTCATTGAAAGAGAATACGGCTGCGTTGACGTTTCAATTTTTAAAAGAAGCGCTAAGGCATTCATAATATCTTCAAGTGTTCCGACAAAAGATTCAAAGCGAGTCCACGCTGTAATCTCAGGCGGCCCTTGCATATCACTTGCTTGCCAACGAACAGTATAAGGATAGACCTTCTCATAAATTGATTTAAGAAGATGGTAAATACTTTCAAGATGATGGAAAACACTCAGCCTTAGGCCTTCTTTTTCAGTTGGCATAATCATTGGAAGCTCATTCCAGAATTTATCTGTATAGCGAGGCATCTTTTTAAAGATCATTTCAAACTTATCAGGTAATTCAAATAAATGATCACGTAACATTGTTGCACTATCAATTGAAAGCATACGAAGTGCCGAGATCTCTTCTTCCTGATTACCTTCAATAAGGTTTCCAATTAAATAAAAAAGAGAGCCAAGACCTTGTAGGTTTTGTAATTGTTTTTGTAGACTTTCAAGATCAGACTGCCCTACTTCAGCAGAAAATGCCTTTGTTGCCTCACCTTCAATCTTATGTGCCTCATCTACAACGACGTATGGAGGACGTGGAAATGACTTTGTCCAAGAAAACATCAAGGCGTGATTTCCAACAATGATATCAGCTTCTTTTGCATCTCGAAGTCCACGAATATATGTACAATTTGCATAGTATGGACATTGCTTATTTGAGCAGGCCCTATAATCTACGGCCAAGTCTTTTTCTGCTTGTGAAAAGTCTTCTAATTTCATTTTCAAAACGAAAGGAAGATCATTTCGAGAGATCATATGCTCAAGTGCACTATTTGAATTATGAAAGAAAAGTGATTCAAAATAAATATCACTAAATTTTTCTTTGAAGTCTTTTGTGTCAGTGAATAAATCTGTTTCATTTTGTCTTTGTGTAAAAAGTAACTCGCAAAAGTGGTTACTAGAGCCAACAAGTTGGCGAATCTTTAAGTCCTTTGGTGAGACACCTAAAAGCTTATGAAGTGCTGGAACGTCTTTATTCATGGCCTGGGCCTGAAGTGTCTTTGTTCCTGTTGCAACGAGGACCTGTTTTTGTTCACTTAAAGCAAATAATGCAGATGGTACTAAGTAGCCCAAAGTCTTACCTGTTCCAGTAGGAGCTTGAACCATTGAATGAATATGATTTTTAAAAGACTGCCCAACTTTTAAGGCCAAGTCTTCTTGTGACTTTCGATAACGATAACCATTAAATAATTTTGAGACTTTTTCTTCATTACTAAATATTTCTTTTACATTGGCACCATTAAAGGTCATATCAAAGTTTTGATGATATTCTTGCTTATCCTCTAAAGTCTTTGGATATGCCCATTCAAGAGCTGTTTCAATATGTGGGATAGGATCAAAATCAATTTGATTTGCAATCTCTAAAACGTCTTCTTCATAGAGACTTAGGAATTTAAAGAACCAATATTTATCTAATGAATACTTATGCATTAAAGACATCATGAAATTATACTTTCCAGCATTTTTTTTCGTCATAAGTGTTGCCACAATAACAACTTTCAATAGATCAATAGAGTCTTGTAAACCACGATGTAGCTCTTTATCTGCAAGTCCCATTCCCACAATAAAGTTTTCAAGTTTAAGAGAAGACATATGTGGAAATAGTAATGATAAGAAATAAAGGGAGTCTTGCCAGCGATGTCCTTCTCTGAAGTCCAAAGTTTCAAAATGATGATCAAGAAAACCCGCTTCAAAGTCAGCATTGTGGGCCAAAATATCATGGCCATCTAATTCAAGAACCTCACCAATTACATCATCAAGCATTGGTGCCTTCTTAAGCATCTTATTATCGATTCCCGTTAGCTTTTGAATAAATTTAGAAATTTCAAATTCTGGACGGCATAGTGATTCATACTTATGAATAAGTTTTGTTCCTTCAAATTGAAGAAATCCAACATCAATGATCTCATCAACGCTTGCATCAGCGCCCGATGTCTCAATATCTAATAATGCCCATTTACCCAGTGTGTTATTGTCTTCGCTCATATCATCTTCCTCTAAAGATAAGTTAGCACTGTTGAATCATATTGATAATCAACTTTTTATGTCATATTCTAGGTATATATTATTAATTGGGTATTTTTATAAGGCCATTACATGTCTTCAGCGACTTTTTTTCAAATTCAGTCATTTATCATCCTAGCTCTTATGGTTTACGGGGTGACGCAGAGTAAGAAACGCAAAAAGCATATTAAAATTATGTCGAGCGCAATTATCTGGGATATCCTACTAATTTTACAAATTGAATTAAATCGCAGTGCGATAGATAAGGCCCTGGAAGTCTTTCAATCACAAACTGCTTTAAAAATACACTTATTCTTTGCAGTATCGAGTGTTGTACTCTATTTCGCAATGATCATCTCAGGTAGAAAGGTTCTTGCAGGAGATCGCTCATTCATTCCAAAGCATCGTTACCTAGGAATTACGACATTAGCATTTCGTATCCTAACTTTTATAACGAGCTTCTATGCTGCTGCAAAACCAATTATAAATTAAGAGGATTCACTAAATGTTATTTGAACAAGTAAAAACAATAATCGAAGAAAATATCAAAGACTCACAAGTTCAAGTTTATGACTTAACTGGTGGCGGTGATCATCTTGGAATCACAATTATTAGTGATGAATTCAAAGGAAAGATGCTTCTAGCACAACACCGTATGGTTATGGATATTCTAAAGCAAAAACTAAGTGAGGACCTTCACGCAGTACAGCTTAAAACACTAACTGTTGAGCAGGCCCAAAACCAAGGTTTGATTTAGTTTTCAACAACATCAAATCGAACATTAATAAATGGTAACGAGACATCTTTACGAGAGAAGCTTAACTCTTTAAAACCGTCTCCAATAACAAACTCTCTATAAGTTCCATCTGAGCGCTTTACACCGCGATATAAACGGCCAAGTACTTGGTCATTATCTTTATAGGCTTTTAAACGGTAACGAATGATTCGAGCTCTTGCTACATACACAGAGTTTGCAAGCCCATAAACAAAGGGAATATTTCTTAAAAAGTCATCTTCACTATTATAATAATTCATCGATCTCACATCCCAATTTATAAATAAATCAGGCTCAATATCTTCTTTTTCTAATTTAGATGCACCTTTTGACTTCACCCAACCAAGATAGTTATATTTAGTAGGTGCATTCTTTCCTGGCTCACTACTATCTTTACGAACAGGAAGGTTTGCATAGGCATAAATCAGCGCCCCCTTTCTCCATATAATATCTTGTTGCTCATCAGGCAAAGAAGGCTGATATAATTTATTATTCAAATTATTATTAAAGTTTAAACTTTGAAACTCTGTACTTGAGTTATAAGCTTCACTTGGATTTAAAATAACTTCTTTAGAAAAGAAAGGGTCTTGAATAAGAAAATAAATTGGGCGAGAAAATGAGCCTACTCCCGATGGAGTTTTAAGAACGAACTCTCTTTGACAATTTTCTTCACAAGTAACATCAAAATAAAAATCGAAAAAGTTCCTATCGTTATCATCCATTAACTCAAGTGAGCCCAGAGAGAATTTTGCAAGAGATAGGTCCTTACTTAAGACCTGTTCAAATTGCGTTAAATTAATTGTTTCTAAAATCTCTTCTGTTACTTTTTTATTATCTCTTTTATAACGACTAAAGAATGACGTTGCTGACAATAAGACTACTCCTGCAAGTCCTGAAGCAACTAATAATTCGACAAGGGAGAAACCATTACTCTTTTTTATAAACTTAAACATTCTATTCCCCTGAAATAACAAATTCATAATCCTTAAAGCCTTCAATATAAGACTTATGTGTTACGCGAATAACAAGCTTTAAAAGCCCACGATATGTCGGGTGAGGTGTTAGAATATAGCCCATACGGCCTGGGCAACTAGGACACTCTTCAACAGATGTTACCAACTTATCATTCCAAGCAAGAGGAAGCTTTTCATTGAGATCTTGTACACTTGTCATTGATAAGAATTCATCACTATTCATATTAACCTGAAAAACAGCACTATTTGATGATATTTTACGATACAAAGAATTAACAAGATTATGTTGAACGACCTGACTTCTCGATTTCTTATTTGCACTTCTAAAAATATTTTGTCCACCGACAAAGGCATATATTAGAACACCTAGTAGGCCAGCTGTGACAACAATCTCTGCTAAAGATAAACCTTTATTATCCAACTTCAACTATAAACTCCCAGTTTCAACCCAATATGTTTGGATATTAAATCGGCGGTAACGATTTGGTATTTTTGATTTTGTGACAAGTCCCCCACTTTCAGGAAGCCCTATTTCTGGATCAACAGTCGTCCAGTTATAATTATTTGGCCCCTCTAAGACAAAATGAATTGGGGAGCAAGTTCTTAAATCATATTGCTCCTGTCTTGAAATATTTTTATTCCAAACAGTAATATTAGAATCACATTCTAGTAACTCTCCATTTTCATCTCGACGGGCAAGCCATTTATACTCTCTTAGCTTTTCGATAGCGGCCGGATGCCAAATACTATAGAAATTCACACCACTGGTAAGAGCACCACTTGATATTTCTAACTCATTTACTAGTAGTGTTCCCACAAAAGTTAAAGGCGTTGAACGAGGTTCAATCTCTAGCTCAAGACAAGCGTAGAAACCAAAGATAAAACTCACATCACTTGGAATAATGCATTTCTTAGTGACCGATTGATTAGGTATCCCACCAGCATCACCTGGATACATATTACTTTGATTAAATAAGTAACGATCTTGCATTTCCATCGTCTCAGTCAATGTAATTCCATTTCCACCAACATCATACATCCAAGAATGCAGCGTATTCTTTGTAAAAGAGATATCCCAAGAATAATTGTCATTAACAGGTATGCCAGAGCACTTTTCTTTTAACTCTTTACTTTCAGAAATACTTAAGCCACCTTCAGGCATAAATAATTCCTTACTAAGTTTTTCAAATAGTCCCGGCATCGGCTTGCGAGGAGGTTCATTAAATCCATTATCGCGCTTTAACATTGTCCAGCCCTTAAGCTCTTCATCTCCGGCATTTGTATACTTAATAGATTCAACCACTCCTTCTTTATTTCGAATGAGTTTTATATTAATGAGGTTTGGATTACCTAATTCATTAGGTCCTGGTTTATGGGCCTCATTATTACGACGTCCTGTTGTGTAATTAGAACTATTCTCAATGGCAAAATCAAAAGCTGTTAACGATAATGTAATATCAGATATATTCTTATACGCATCACTATTGAGTTGATCCTTATTACTTATATCAACTTTAAAGTTTGTGATATTTGTTGTTGAGGCCGAAAGACTAAAATCAATACTAGGCTGCTTTTTTAAATACTCTTCAATTTCTTCAAGTGATTCATCCTTCATTTCAGCATATTCATTAGAAGCAGTTTCGATTGCGTTAACACGAGACTCGCAGCTGGCCTTAGCACCAGGATCATCGTTGTATACACTTGCACAACTACTACTTTTTGATTCATTGAAATTAGAATCAACAAGGCTACATTTATCTGATCTTACCTTAGGATCTTTAGAGTTGAGATCACTACATTTACTTGAAATATTTCTAACAACTCTTTGAAAGTCATTTTCCTTATAAGTGTCATCAAATTCTTCATCTGTTACTGTTTCTTTAGTAAGAACTTCCTTAGATTTAATAAAGTTAATGCTAGAGTTTAAGTTAATTTTGAATTCTGTATCACGTGCTAGTAACAACTCTGCAGTTTCACCATTAGCAGGAACAGAAACGTCCATTTTCATGATTGGCTTTTCAGATTTACCTACATCTATATAAGAGACTGTATTTTTGTCATTTTTTAAAATAACAGTATAGCCCTTCGTTGAGCTAACTAATTCACTTGGGAAGGCATATTCTTTAAATTCATTTGATATCGGAAGATTTGTTTTTGAAAGTCCGACACTAAAGCCACTACCACTTAATTTACCAAATAATCTAGAATCTCTAGTTTCAGATAAGTTCTCTTCTAGCTCGCGCCAAATATCACACTTCTTTGCCAGACTTGTATCAACATAATATTCATTACCAAATAAGGCGGCAATCCCCTCATCGACTTCGTCTTCAAAGACAACGCCTCGTTTTATCGTTTTTACATTAGCATAAGTCGAATAAAGTTGATCATCCTGTCCACCAAAACTCTTTGGCACAAAATTACCAGAACCACTTTTGACAGCACCTCTTCCTAAATGAATATTGGAATAAATCCCAACTGGTGCATAAGAGCTCGACGGTAGAATAAGGTCATTATCAACATAAATTGGTGCGTGAATATTTAAGCCCTTTGAGCTCTCCGATCCAGTATATTTAGATAAGTCTAGATCCCCACCTTTAATGATTGCAAATTGATTTAGGGTTCTTGGAAATAGACCAACTAAACTTCTCCCGTAGGGTCTACTATTATAATCGGAGCATCTATCGATATCCTTCATTTTTGCTTCAACAAAGATTTCGATATAGCGATCATCCCCTGATTTATAAAGAGCACTATTTTCAGCTTTCTTTAAAGAAATTGAAACTTCATCCATACAATTTCTAAGCGTATTAGTTAGAGAAAGGTTAATTGGATGGGACTGACTTAACTCCCCTAGAGACTTTATATTTATTGTTGTCGAGACCTCATCAAGAGCAGGTTCAAAGCCAATTTCTTTATTATATTCATTTTTATAGGCTTGCTTAATCGCAGTTAGAGAAGCGCTAGACCATAGAAGCCTTTCAAGATTTAACTTATTACTAATTACTTCATGCATATCTCCAGAACAGCTTTCGCTTCTGGCCCACTTATCATCCATACACCAACGATTTTTTAAAGCATGAGTCGTGTATGAAATAATACCGCGAGTAAAGGTATCCATTTCAGCATTTATGCGGCCATCTTTTTTCTTTTTTGAGACAACGTCGAGAACCTGATTTAGGTTCATTGTGAGATACGCTGCGGCCACCGAAGCAAAAATTATAAATGCTAGAGCAGCACCACCGCGTTCATTTCTTAACAACTTCATAAAAATCCATTTTTAATCAATTCAATTACTATATTGCAGGAGAAAACCAAATATCGTAAACGCTTCCAATGCGTCCATCTTCAGTCGTAAAAGTCGACTTCTCTCTGGCCTCTGCTCGCCCTTCAAAAGCGATATGTCCTCTTTTATATTCTAAGTTTATTGAAGTAACACCTTTCTTTGGTAATGTCGTCATTTCAGAACTTTCACTGATCCCGTTACCATTGAGATCATTCCATAGAATTAAATTTGAATATACTTCGTCATTAATATCGATTACACCGTCATTATTAGAATCATACTTAGCTAAAGCTCTAAAGCCATTTTCATATGTATTTTGATCACCGAATAACTCAAGGGCACTATTAATTTTTCCATCACCGTTTCGATCAATGGCAAGGAAATAACCTTTCGAATTAGGCTCTACCCAGTTTACGACTGGTACATCATTTATTAGTGGAAATGAACTTCTTCCTAAGAAGTCAGGGAGATTCGCATCGAAGAATAACATTAGTGGTGAATAATAAGAGCCACAGAATTGATTTCTTCCAAGAAACGCCGCTTTTACATTTAGGCAGTCTTCAAAGTCATTAAGGCCAATACTTCCCTTATAGTCGAGCTTAACCCACTTATCTTCTTTTTCATTATGTTGAAAGAATTCCACACGTACATCACTAGAAGAGCCAGAGAAAATTACACGGCCAGTACTTAGATCACGTGCTCCAACTCTTTTTGGAATACTTAATTGCGCAATTGAAACATTAACTTCACCTTCATGAATTTCACTTTCAGTATCTTCCTGAGCACCTGATACAATTTCAGTTGAAACATCCATTGCTTCCTTACCTCGGATACCACAATTGGCAAGCCCAGGCTTTTTCGTATATGAAGACTTGGCAGCGTAGCCAGTTCCCTTCCAATTATAGAAGAATTTACATTTAATATTTGAATTGAGAGCTGCTTGAGCGAGAGGGTCTCCTTGACGACGACAATCAAGAGCATCGTTTAAAAAGAACTTTGCCCTCTTGTAAGCACATTTATATTTAACATCACGTGAAGAGTTTCCACTTTTTATTAAACAATTAACATCATTTGATTCAGCATTCCACGTACATGATTGCCCATAAGTATTTGGCCAAGTTACCTGAGGAGAGAAGACCGTATTACTCTCAAAGTGTTGTCCACCATTTGATAACTTCACATTCATTCTAATATCACCACCACGAGGATCAATCGTACTCTTAGCATGCCTTAGGTTTGCACCATAACAAGTAGGAGTTAGCGTAATATTTAAATGTTTTGAGCGAAATTGATCACACGAGTTCTTCTTAATAACATTTCCCACTTGGTTTAACCTAACTCCAAGGGCCGTGTTATTTGGAATAACAGAAATTCCTTGAGCAAAGACTTGATGACTACTAAAGATTGTTAAAAATATTAGTACTAACACTTCTGAGATCCCCTTATTTGCAAGTAATTTTCTTTAGATTAACATAGGTTTTTTAACTACTTACAACTTACTGATTTTACTTCAACTCAATTTGGTCCCAACGTATCTTACTAAAAATACATGAGAACTTTTCTTGGCATTACTCATGAGATGAGTTCTGCTTATCGACTAAATCATTAAAAGAATCCTCGATCTCTCTGAAGTAATCTCCTTTTCGAAATGTTACTTTCTCTAGGAAATGTTCTTCATCCTCTTCAGACTTAGCAAGCTTCTTAAAGTGATTGTTTAAACGATATAAAGGGCCCGCAATCTTGTGGGACATTGTTAAACCTAAATATAGAAATAGAAAGAAAGAAACTAAGACTGCAATAAGAAGAGAAAAGCTTATGATTTGAACTTGAACATCCCAAAAGCCTTGAAAGGCAGCACTTTGAAAGAAGCCACTCTCCTCTGCCATCTCTCTGACATTTACAAGAAACGACAAAATTGTGGCAACAAAAAGTCCACACGAGATAAGATTTAAAAATCCAAATTTAACGAGAAAGTGTTTTTGAAATTCTGGGTTAATCCAGATTTGTTTGAGGCGTCGGCGATTTTTTGCCATTTATGAGACTCCTATAATAAGTGTTTAATTTATTATAGGAGCTCACTTAAGTTATTGAAACATGGAAAAAGTTAACCTGTTTCTTAGTGATGATCATCCATCATCGCATCATCAAAGTCTTTACATGCAATCGCTAGAGATGCTGGTAAAAGTGCCCAAAACCCTACTAAACACAATGCAACAAATACTTCTAAACTCATATATATTCCTTCGATAGATAAAATTTTATAAGAATCAAAGACTATTATAAGTCATTTGACGGTTCCTGACTAGTAAATTCAACTTCTGCCACGTTGGCCAACTGTGCCTTATCAATCTCTACTTCCATAATTTTTTGGAATCTCTTAGAGATTTTACCTGTAGTTATATTGATATTATTAACGTCTTTAGTAACTGTTGCAAGATGCTTTGTTAGATCAGTCCATCTCTTCTCATAGAGATTAAAGTCTTTACCTAATTTATTGATTTCTTCGTGAAGAATAGACATATACTTTGAACGCTCCATATTCATCATAACACTTTGAACAGTTGTTAAAGTTGCCATAAAAGTTGTCGGTGATGCGATCCAAACATTATGCTTTTGAGAATAAGAAATAATATCTTCATGATATGCGTGAATTTCAGCAAAGATGGCCTCGGCCGGAAGAAAGAGAACGGCCTGCTCAGCAGTCTCACCCTTAATAATATATTTACTCGAAATATCATCGATATGTTTTTTTACATTTCGTACGAATTCTTTACGTGCACTCGCCTTCTCTTCCAATGATCCTTCAAACATTCTTTTGAAGTTTTCTAATGGAAACTTTGAATCCACACAAAGCTTTCCAATTGGATCAGGAAGATCAACCATTGCATCCACGAGCTTGTCATTACTTAATTTGTACTGAAGCTTATAATACTTATCACCCTCACCAAATACTGACTTTAAAAGTGAAGTTAGCTGAACCTCACCAAAGATCCCACGTGATTTTTTATCAGTTAGAACTTCTTGAAGGCTTACAACATTTGTCGAAAGTGATTCGATTTTCTTTTGGGCCTCATCAATTTTAGCAAGACGAGCAATAATTCCAGTAAAGGTTTCATTAGTCTTCTTGAAATTCTCGTTGAGGTTTTCTTGAACTTTATTATCAATATTTTGCAGTTTATCTTGGATTGACTTATTCGTTTTATCAAACTTCGCCTCAAGATCTTTTCCAAGCTGATCTTTAAAAGTGAAGAGATCCTTATTTAGAGCACCTTTTGTCTCCATCAATCTTTCAGCAACAAGTTCTCTTAGATTAGAGAAGTTTTCTGCTAGCTGATTATTATTTTTGAATAAAGTATCCGTCATTTCATTCTTTTGAGAACGAATTAAATTATTAACTTCGTCAAAGTTAACAACTTGCTCTTTTTTAAAAATT contains:
- a CDS encoding PilW family protein → MFKFIKKSNGFSLVELLVASGLAGVVLLSATSFFSRYKRDNKKVTEEILETINLTQFEQVLSKDLSLAKFSLGSLELMDDNDRNFFDFYFDVTCEENCQREFVLKTPSGVGSFSRPIYFLIQDPFFSKEVILNPSEAYNSSTEFQSLNFNNNLNNKLYQPSLPDEQQDIIWRKGALIYAYANLPVRKDSSEPGKNAPTKYNYLGWVKSKGASKLEKEDIEPDLFINWDVRSMNYYNSEDDFLRNIPFVYGLANSVYVARARIIRYRLKAYKDNDQVLGRLYRGVKRSDGTYREFVIGDGFKELSFSRKDVSLPFINVRFDVVEN
- a CDS encoding DNA recombination protein RmuC, coding for MALTIVVIVLQIVIIGFLFLIFKKEQVVNFDEVNNLIRSQKNEMTDTLFKNNNQLAENFSNLRELVAERLMETKGALNKDLFTFKDQLGKDLEAKFDKTNKSIQDKLQNIDNKVQENLNENFKKTNETFTGIIARLAKIDEAQKKIESLSTNVVSLQEVLTDKKSRGIFGEVQLTSLLKSVFGEGDKYYKLQYKLSNDKLVDAMVDLPDPIGKLCVDSKFPLENFKRMFEGSLEEKASARKEFVRNVKKHIDDISSKYIIKGETAEQAVLFLPAEAIFAEIHAYHEDIISYSQKHNVWIASPTTFMATLTTVQSVMMNMERSKYMSILHEEINKLGKDFNLYEKRWTDLTKHLATVTKDVNNINITTGKISKRFQKIMEVEIDKAQLANVAEVEFTSQEPSNDL